A stretch of DNA from Triticum dicoccoides isolate Atlit2015 ecotype Zavitan chromosome 2A, WEW_v2.0, whole genome shotgun sequence:
CATGCACCAAAATATACACCTTTCAGCACCAAATAACCTATAAACAACCACCTTCTCCAAACCCAAAACCCTATAGGCAGAAACCCCCAAATCATGGTCGAAAACCCTAGGCAAATCTCTCCAAAATACAGATGGGCATATCTGACTAACAGACACACCATTCACAATGCCCACCTCTAAATTTCGACCCTGTAGCTTACAACACAAGAACCATGGCGGGGCGATGTGAGGGCTTACTGTAGTTGGGCGGTGGAGCGCCATCGGGGCGACGAACAGGCGACATCGCGACAAAACAACTCCAGCAATGAGATGCGCCGCGTCTGCGCGGCGGCTCTCGCCCTTGTGCGGTGACTCCGGTGGTGGTGGTGCGGTGCCGCCGACGATCGCCCTTCCCTCCTCCCCTTTCACCTCCTCCCCTTTCGTTATGATCGAAGCCGAATGGACAAGGAGTTGGAGGAATTACAGAGCCAGCCAAGGGTTTTCCTTGTAAAAAGCCCAGAGAACCCCCGCAAACGCCAGCTGTCGCCTCGGATTGGTCAACAAGTGGTCAAATGGAGCGGCGACGAGTGGCGTGCGGTgaacagtgaccgtataatcacgtgTAGGCGTATTGAGTGACCGTATTGATCGTGTTTTGAAATACAGTGACCAAAGCGTGCTTTTTTCTCAAGTTCAAGTACCGTCAGTGCATTTTTTAGATTGTGAAGTAGGAGACCAGTTGCTTCTTTTACCGTGTGCCGCTCACTCAACCAGTTGCAATTTCAGAGACACCGGACACCGGAGAGAGACAGGGGTGAAGATGCAGGTTGCAGCTGGTTCGCAGGCGGCGATGGAGAGGGGCGACCAGCAGAGCGCCAAGAAGCCGAGGCTGACTTGCTGAGCCGCTCCTCCATGCCCCAGTGAAGCAGGAGAAGATCTCCAGGACGCCGCGGAGCTCGGGTTCCTGCGCCTGCCCGCTGATGGAATGGCCGTGGCCGCGCGCCGACCAGTACGTTGCCCGGACCAGCGCGGGGACAGCGCGGGTACACGGCCAAGGGCTTGCCCCCCGTGAACCCTCCGGAAGTCACGAGCCATCGCGTAAGATTGCCGCAGCCGAGTTCGATTTCAGTTCCAGTTCAGCCGGCGACAGCTGCTAATCCGCGCCCGGCAAGGATTGGGAGATCTCCGGTAAATAaaagggcggcggcggtgggagcAGCTGCCCCAACTTGATTCGTTCGCCTCCCTCCCCGATCCCCAGATCCAATCCAAGACGCCATCCATGGCGGCGAAGGTGCTCCAGCTCCGTAGCTCCGACGGCAAGGTGCTCGTCGCTCCGGCGTGGGACTATCGCCCCACCGCCGCCCAAGCCCGCCCGCTGGAGATGCGGGTGCCCTCGCGCGTCCTCGAGAGGGTGCTCCAGTACTGGACCAAGCACAGCCTTGCCAAGGCAACCGGTGAGTCCCGGGAGTCCCTCGCCCGCTGGGACGGCGACTTCCAGCGCCGTCTCGAGGAAGACGGCCTCGCCAAGGAGGCTGCCGCAGCCGCCCAAGAACTCCGCCGCTACGGCGTCGACCATGGAGGGCGTCCCCATCGCTACGCCGCCACGGCCACATCTGATGTCGCTGCTCCTGCCAAGGCGGCCCGTGCTGATCCCATCCGTGTCTGGTGTGTCAACCACGGAGAACGCAGCCATGCGCCGGCGATGCCCGGCTCCTTCGATGCCTCCGCCGCGCGCCCAGGGCCTGCCACCACCTTGCCGGCTGCTGCTGGTGCTGACCCCGTGGATGTCCGGTGCGCGATCCGTGCCCGTGGACGCCAGATGGCTGAAGACGAGGAGTCCGCTTGCCACCACCGCAAGCGCCCATCTTCCAAGGCTCCACTCTGCCTGACTGCCACTGCTGTTGCGCCCGTGAAGAAGGTCTCTCGTCCCGTCGCTTCCAAGGCTCGCTCTTTCGTCGGCTCAACACCATTGCCAGTCACTGCTGCTGTGCCCAGTGTGAAGAAGGCGACTCCAGCTTCAACTCTACGCGCAAGAAGGGGGATGGGGGAGCTCAGCTGCAAGGTTCCGAAGCAAAACCGTGTCACCGCTGCAGCACCAATGAagcaaccaattgcttggctgcgtCCAGTGGTATTACGCCCTTGCTAGTCTTTTACCTTCCTAAACCATTCACACATGAGTTTCATTTAATCTTTGCATCTCTAGGTTCTGCACTTGCTTACCAAGATTACTAGTGTTCTTTGAATCCCTTTCAGTCATTAGTAATTTTACAAGGGTGTCGGCAGAGTCTCCATCTAGCTAGGCAGCAAAAACCTTGTTAAGATGTGTGCGGCATAGTTACACTACATCCACACCTGGTCCTAAGTTAAGGGTTTAAGTAAATAAAGGGCATTTTCAATAAATCAAAGTGAAGCAGATGAGCCAAAAAAATTGGAAACTCATGTACTGCAATTCCGGCACGAGACAGAGCGTAAAACGCACTCGCCGCAAAATGCAAAACGCCCGTTTGCTACCCGGCTTGTAGCAGGAAAAAGGAGTAGAATTGAACTTGTCGATACACACAGTAATCATGTGAGCTGCCTAGCGTCTGGAGACTATGCTGACTCTCCTGTAAAATTAATCTTGGCTGACTTGGATTCTTAGGCATTGGCGTCTTGGTGAGTTAAAGTTGCAGTTTCCGAAGAGTACCATTGGTTAGTGAACTCTTGTGTGTATGTGTGGGTGAAGCTTTGAGCTCAGCAAGTCCTTGATGTACCGACTATCAAGTCATACTGTAACCAATTTTGGATATGAATGAGAAAATTGTTGGCCTGAATTTTGCAGAGCATTTGAGTAATCTTTTCGTATCTATTTATTCTTGTATGCTTCTGTGGCTTCTTAAAGCATTCTGCTGCTCACTGAGTCATATTGTTTTCAATATCAGATATGAATGAAAAATTGTTGGCCTGAATCTATGCAAAGCATTTGAGTAACTTTCTGTATATATGTTTTTTTCGTATGCTTCTATGGCTTATTAAAACATTCCGCTGCTCTGCTCTCGTCAGAAAAGTGTGTGCTGACTCACGGATCCAATCGATTCATGTCTGGTTTCACAATACTTCGTTTGAGTGGTGAAGCACATAACCATGTCTCCATGTTTGGGACAGTTTTGACAAATAGATTTGGCTTTTCTCAGATCATGTTAGCTTTTGACCCCCCAAGGTACCAGGAGTGGATTTTTTGTGTGGATCTAAGAACTAAGATCTCAAGTGACTACAACTTCTGTTTTCATCTGTCAAACTCTAAGTATGCTGTTTTCATCAACTTTTGTGGATATTGTTTTCATCAAGTTTGTCATATGTAACCCTGAACCTCTAGTGGATCTCTAATGGTCAGTACGCCCATGGGAGACTGCAAATAACTCGTCTCTTATTTCTTTTCTAGTTGGTTACAGTTTGATGATTTTGTTGTGCTCAAATGGCAACCATATCTTGTTTAGATAGGTTTCTCTGTGCAAGCAAGGATGATGCAAAGAACTGTGCATACATTTTCTCAGTTATTTTGGTGATTGCGGTGTCTTCAGAAACTTTGAAAACAGAGTAATGTTATTGCTACTTTTTTTCAAAGAAATTGGCAGGAATGCTGCCAATTCATTAGACTGAAAAGAAATTAGACAAGTGTGTCCATATTAAGGTCCAGCTAATTAACCCGGCCATTGCTTGGGATCACTGGATCTGGTTGGTAAATTTTAGGGTTGCTCAAAATCATCTCTGTACTTGTGAAAATATGATGAGAGGTATACCTGCTGCAAAAACTCATTGGGTATAGTTAGCATGGAACATGGCAAACCAATTTGGATTGTCAATTCACTCCCCCAACATATCCTATCATAAGCAAGATCCTCTGTAACGGTTATCCAGTAGTCCATTTTTTATCTATACATTTCAGAGAACAAGGTGGTTTATCCTGTTGTTGGTCTCATTGTCATTAGTCTTTTATCCGTGTTCACCAAAAGACAATCCCCTGCTTCTGCTGCATTTTTCTGCCGAGTGCTGGATGGTGAAACATACCATCGCGATCTCCATGTACCGACTATCAAGTCCTTGATGTACCGACTACCAAGTCATACTGTAATCAGTTTCAGATATGTATCAATGAAAAATTGTTGGCCTGAATTTGTGCAAACCATTTGAGTAACTTTTGGACGGTGAACCACATAACCATGTTTGCGACAGTTATTGGTTAGAAGATTTTTCTGGTTTGAGATACTGTAATCTGATTGTCAAGTATGTGAAAAATGTTGCAGCATAGTGCAGCTATTTGACAAATTGGTCTGGCTTTTCTCATATCATGTTAGCTTTTCATTCGAATtattaaacataaataaataatttATAATTTGGCGTCAGAGTGCTTAAGTGAAGAAAACTCTAAACTAGCGTTACCTGTTCATCACAGAGGTTGTGATATCGTTGGAAGAGAAACCACCAACTTGTGCAA
This window harbors:
- the LOC119353546 gene encoding uncharacterized protein LOC119353546, which produces MAAKVLQLRSSDGKVLVAPAWDYRPTAAQARPLEMRVPSRVLERVLQYWTKHSLAKATGESRESLARWDGDFQRRLEEDGLAKEAAAAAQELRRYGVDHGGRPHRYAATATSDVAAPAKAARADPIRVWCVNHGERSHAPAMPGSFDASAARPGPATTLPAAAGADPVDVRCAIRARGRQMAEDEESACHHRKRPSSKAPLCLTATAVAPVKKVSRPVASKARSFVGSTPLPVTAAVPSVKKATPASTLRARRGMGELSCKVPKQNRVTAAAPMKQPIAWLRPVVLRPC